In Xenopus laevis strain J_2021 chromosome 2S, Xenopus_laevis_v10.1, whole genome shotgun sequence, a genomic segment contains:
- the thdl18.S gene encoding thyroid hormone down-regulated protein (gene 18) S homeolog precursor (The RefSeq protein has 1 substitution compared to this genomic sequence), whose translation MKYICLIVLAALLKHAGAGCYSGTDPVMCTDTGCNGFCSEDNGCSCGSDETKTCVPTTCGIKDISSCCPSGYFWNSNTSCCSDELTCNPPCLSDEKCASVNDVATCVCNDSSYAGKKFADFSPLLTCLPNIMVISVSQCLLTHLGFDYTNMHLLNNDSDICNIHYPEIINNNRVESMQLKVQSGWCGNKMTFDSSKLYYKNSLYIGIQNKSVITVDPMTLNFTCSYNMTMQTSLIYALKPVLSTVSISGPNGTGSYALTMSAYNNPDYTSPIQAEDTVEVGTYIYLGLFVKDADGAAFTLRVEECYATPTSDPSDINKVYIVRGGCAYTNDVDSWVEQNGKALEARIKLSTFSFQSQTNVYIFCNAMLCPNTTNSQCDKCKTARASSTYTQTMINIPLDDNRFLNSGSQKAVSWTVMLGFILVLLKINN comes from the exons ATGAAATATATCTGTCTAATTGTGCTGGCTGCTCTGCTAAAACATGCAG GGGCTGGTTGCTACA GTGGAACAGATCCTGTTATGTGTACAGATACAGGATGCAATGGTTTCTGTTCTGAGGACAATGGATGTTCATGTGGTTCGGATGAGACAAAAACCTGTGTGCCCACCACTTGTGGTATAAAAGATATCTCTAGTTGCTGCCCTTCTGGTTATTTTTGGAATTCCAATACATCGTGCTGCAGTG ATGAATTAACGTGTAACCCACCATGTCTCAGTGATGAAAAATGTGCCAGTGTTAATGATGTAGCAACTTGTGTCTGTAATGATTCATCTTATGCTGGCAAGA AATTTGCAGACTTCAGTCCATTGCTGACCTGTCTTCCCAACATAATGGTCATCTCTGTTAGTCAGTGTTTGCTGACCCACCTGGGCTTTGATTACACAAACATGCACCTACTCAATAATGACTCTGACATCTGCAATATTCATTACCCGGAAATTATCAACAACAATCGTGTGGAGAGCATGCAGCTCAAAGTGCAGTCAGGATGGTGCGGAAACAAAATGACG TTTGACTCCTCTAAGTTGTATTATAAAAACAGTCTTTATATTGGAATTCAGAATAAAAGTGTTATCACAGTGAACCCCATGACCCTCAATTTTACCTGCAGTTACAACATGACAATGCAGACAAGCCTTATTTATGCCCTCAAACCAGTTCTAAG CACAGTGAGTATTTCAGGACCCAATGGAACAGGTTCTTATGCCTTGACTATGTCTGCATATAATAATCCTGATTATACTTCACCAATACAAGCAGAGGACACAGTGGAGGTGGGGACATATATCTACCTGGGACTGTTTGTTAAAGATGCTGATGGAGCTGCATTTACTCTAAGGGTGGAAGAGTGTTATGCCACCCCAACCAGTGACCCATCAGACATTAACAAAGTGTATATTGTGCGCGGTGG TTGCGCATATACAAATGATGTAGACTCATGGGTAGAACAGAATGGAAAAGCTCTTGAAGCCAGAATCAAACTAAGCACATTCAGCTTCCAGAGCCAAACTAATGTCTACATCTTCTGTAATGCTATGCTATGCCCAAACACTACGAATAGTCAATGCGATAAG TGTAAGACTGCACGTGCTTCCTCTACCTATACACAAACAATGATAAATATTCCACTTGATG aTAACAGATTTTTGAACAGTGGATCACAAAAAG CTGTATCCTGGACTGTGATGCTTGGTTTTATCCTTGTCCTTCTTAAAATTAATAACTGA